From Juglans regia cultivar Chandler chromosome 9, Walnut 2.0, whole genome shotgun sequence:
AGTGTCAGTTCTCGCAGCGCAAGCCCCCCGCCTTCGAAGAAGAGGTCAGTTCCTTTCTTAGCCTTTCGATTTAATCTTCTGGGCTTTGGTCCCTCTATTTTCTtctaatacacacacacagatatatatatatatttaacaacCATcagtaaaattacttttttctcatttgttttttaaattgctgaactttttcaaatgaaaagcATGAAAGGCCATGCTCATTTAAGAAAATTCAGGAAAGAAAAGAATTGAGAACATAGCTTATTATTGATGGTTGTCAAATTTGGTTCTCTAAGGTGGTGCTCCCTAGCATGATCCATATAAAAATGCAGAAACCATACACGATTTTCTTGGTTGCTTGTAGAGTGTAGGAAAATTACTAAAAACACCATGTTAGGTCCTccaatttaaaaatttctaGAATTAGCAGAATTGTGCTTACGCGGTGTTCATTCTATTATTTGCAAAGGGCGTCTAGTTCTTAggatcatcattttttttttcttgactatGCGTCTCATTTCTCTATTTGATCGCAAAGGGAATGCTTGAacattcataaaaataacacgaGTGGCTACTATTTTATGAGAAAAGGGAGATCCCGTTATACTGTTTTTATAACATAATAAGATAAGTCTAATGAGACTTGAACCACGATAAATTTATAACAGTGGAACATCCACATGGCTGCTACGTTGTTCTTAATTCCATGCATTTCTCAAGCAAATTTTTTCTCGTTGTTCTTAGTCTTATATTTCTTGTTCAGTCTCACTAGCAAGGTGACACCGGTAACTTTGGCAAAGGGTGGTAAATCCTGAGATAACATCTTATGCCAACAATAATCCTTCTTTCAACTAGAGCACTAATCCTTCTCTCAACTGTGAGCAGAAGgtgactgataaaaaaaaactgcgAGAAGAAATTTTAAGATCTAATATTTgtaaaaatccataaaaaatattggtCAGAATCAACTATGAATTTTGTAAATTCATTTTCCGATAAATTGGCAATACTTTGATATTCACTTATCTAAACTTGCAACACATTGATTTGTAGGAGGATTATTTGTTTCAATCAATCTTAAGAAGCACACATCTTTCTAATTagttgtctttttcttttccagtttaatttgacttgtttttttcatttcattttgacAATGATCTTCAGTCCTATGGAAGTAGCTAGGCGAGGTCGTTCTCCACCTCCAAATTCTAAGAGAACTTCTCCACCACCAAGGTGAAACTATTTCTGAacttttgttaatttaatttataattaaaacttaAGATGTGGACGGTGTATATTTCAGACTAGTAGTTTTCTATTAACCTCTCATTTTCGGTATGCATCTTAATTTTTCAGCTTATTACATGAAAAACTTGGGTTTCacttttttgttactttttaataatactcTTGAGGATTTAATAATGATGAAGATTTTAAGTAAATGAAGCTGCAAAATAAACAATGCCACTAGAAACATGCATCAATATGTACCCTTCCCTAGCATATATGGAAGTATTCCAGTTATTGCAGAGAATTCTGTTAAGAGTGCCTCCATCAGTTGTTGCTCTGAGCCTTGAGCTGCAATGGTTTCAGTTTCCCTGTAGCTTTCTTCTCTGCAAAGCAGGTTTGAGACCCTATCTTACAGTAAGTCAGGTTTTTACTTAGAATATTAGGGACCCTTGTAATACCATTATAACGGACttggataatataattttggcttatttattttaattgttttatgtGCATAATTTAATAGGAAAAAGTAAAGAGTTGTTATTGAGTTTTGGTTCTTTTCCTATGATCTGTCCTTTAAATATTAAGGCCACCAACGTCCTGTttatttgggctatgcctatttacttctattaataaaattttacgttacttatcaaaaaaatattaaggccACCATTTTGGATTTCATTCTTCTTTAATGACACCATGAAATGTGTTGGAGATATCTTGTGAGGTGTATCTAAGTCAGAAATAGTTCATGTGGGCCCTTGTCTCGAATACTATGGACTTGGCAAACAATTTGGGTTGTAAGATTTCTTCCCTTCCCGTGCGATATCTAGGCCTCCCTTTGGGTGTCCCTTATAAATCTTCATCAATTTGGGATGgagtgattgaaaaaatagagaggagGTTGGCTGGTTGTAAAAGGGTTTATTTGTCCAAAAGGGGAAGAATTACTCTAATTAAAAGCACGTTGTCTTATCTTCCAAcgtattttctctctctctttcctttgcCCGTTGGGGTGGCTTGTAGAATTGATAGAATCTTCCGTAATTTTTTGTGGGGTGGTCTTGGGGAAGATTGAAGTTCCATTTAGTAAGAGATAAAGTTTGTCACTGATTGCTTGTGGAGGATTGGGATTCGTAATTTGAGGCTTTTTAATAAAGCCCTTCTTGGGatgtggctttggagatatcaattATAGAGGGATGCGTTATGGAGAAATATTATCAATGCTAAATATGGGAGGGCATGGGAGAGTTGGTGTTCTAACGAAGTTAGAAGTTTTTAtggtgtgggtttgtggaaatatATTCGGAATGGCTGGGGGGAATTTCTTAACCATGTTTTGCTTAAGGTTGGAGGAGGAGATATGATTCGTTTTTGGCATGATCTTTGGTGTGGTGACTTGGCTCTTAAGAATGCTTTATTAAGGGGGAAAAAAGCCACTGTGGCTGATTCtgtaattttttctaataatatccCTCGATGGAATGTGAGATTTATTAAAGACTTTCCCACAAATTAAGgccgtgtggaagatgatcccgatATGCATTATGTGATGCATATGGCAAGAGCGTAACGATCggacttttgaaaacaaggagTGGTCACCAGAGGAACTTCGTTCTTTATTTTTCCGTACTTTAGTTCTATGGGCCatagctttagattttaatggcttaaattatcatgattttcttgtttccactACTTCAACCTAGATAGgccttatctcttgtataccatcttgtgtacttgggctatgcctatccctattaataatattgttttacttataaaacaaaGATATATTAGAGActttcatgattgggaagtgcCGGTTGTTACAGTTTTTTTCAGTAGGCtgtataatatgaaaattgtgCAGTGAAGGGACAAATTGTAGTGGCAACATGCTGGAAATTCCATTTTTCTgtcagatatttttataaaatgctGATGTGCCATTGTGTCAACCAAATCCCTTGCAAGTGTATTTGGAGATCCAAGGTGCCGAGtaaagttgcttttttctgCTGGTTGGTGTCCCTTGGGAAGATTCCGACaatggataatttgagaaagtgtGGTATAATTTGCTTAAGACTGGTGTTATTTGTGCAAGAAAGATGGGGGAATTGGTTGATAATTTGTTTGTGCGTTATGAGCTGGCAAAGACTTTTTGGGACGAGATTTTCAGCAGGTTGGGTATTGCTTGAGTGATGCCCAAGGAGGTGGTGGATCTCTTGGCTTGTTGGAAATGATTTATGGGTAGTCATCGTATTGCTactatttggaagatgattcctttatGTTTGATGTGGTGCCTATGGCTGTAAAGGAATGGGCGGTGTTTCGATGATAGAGAACACTCGTTGGGAAGAATTTAGAGAGTTTTCTTTCGAGCTCTGTCTTTGGGTGAAAGTTCTTGTATTGAATGGGGATAATCTAAATGACTTTCTTTCAGCCTTTCCTAGGTCTTAGTCCCTAGCTTATATTTAGGTGTTTCcatttgtatacttcctgtgtacttgggctatatgcctatttacttgccttaataaaatctcttattacttataagaaaaaaagatatcTTGTGAGGTGTATCAATCATGGACTCGTATCGAGTTTTAAGTGCTGCTCAATCAGTGTTTATTGCGAATGCTagagtttattttttggttgatgaacttactgtcaaaacatatattttctatttttgtatctTGTGTTTGTATAGAGTTCTATTAGCAGGTCAAGATGCTATTTGCTTCCCATATGGTGTCCTATggttagattttaatttaattgtaaaaagagtggttgggctatgcctattacagtattaataaaatttcctaTTTAGctataaaaaagagaaaagaatggTTGGGTCGTATTAAGTGGGTAGTTTGGGCCTTGGTGGTAACATGACAACGTTAATAGTTTGGTCATATTGCAAAAGGAGTGGTAGTTGAAGGGGGTAAAGTGTGATTTTCTGGAAAAACGCTACTTGTTTGGTTTCTTGCATGTGTTAACATATGCATATTGATTTCAGGAAAGCTTCTCCTATGCAAGAATCGCTTGTCCTTCACATAGACAAACTTAGCCGGAATGTGAATGAAGGTCATTTGAAAGAAATATTCAGTAAGTAAATTACCTATAGTTGAATTTTTGATGCTTTTTAAATTGTGGCCTTTTAGTTGCTATATATGTGTATCTAAAGCTGTATTATATGACTGGAAATTAGTATGGGAAATAGAATCATCTATGCCACCATCAAACCTTTATTTTTGGTTGTTATGCTAGGAGTTCACAAGGTATTGCTAGTGCCAAGCACAACTGAATCTTAGTAATTCATGACAACTAAAGGCAATGCCGTTGATTGCTGTGTTAGTCTTCACATGGAAATGAAggcaaaaaaaattttgagttttttttttttttgcttgataTTTGTCCTTGCGTATGATGAGTTTAAGGATAACATCTTTGCTTTCAGATTGTGACTGAACCTCACATGACTACAAGGATTCTGATCAATTCTTGGAGGTGCTCTGAGGTGTTACTTGATGAGTGTAAAAATGTAGTTTTGCACGGTGGATTTTGTGCAGccatttatctttaaaattggATAAGCTCGTCAATAATGTGAGTTTTAAGACCAAAATGGTGTGGATTTTGCGCAGCCATTTTTCTTGAGAATCAAAATTATAAGCTAGttaagaatgattttttttgataagtagctAGTTAAGAATGATTTAAGaccaacttataaaaaaaaagaatgatttatGACCAATTTTTCAGTTTTGGCTAGGTCTTATCATCATTGCAGTACAGTTatcgttatttttattttttgaaaatatacagATTGTTTCTAGGGTTTGTAGCCTGTAAGTTTGGATGTTATACCCATATATGTAGTTTTACTTTAcgcttcaatttattttattattattcacaatttttcAGTTCTAAGTATAATGTTAGAAGTTGATATGGGAATAGAGACAAATTAGGTCAACTCTGAGTTAGTGTCTGCAGTCCATGCtcaaataatccaattaaagcGCGTTGTCAAAAAGGGAAATGACCTGAACTGATGAAAGACATCTgcaaaaacttttcatttagTGGTTGTCTTGCTAGTGTGGTGGTAAGAACCAAGCGAGGGAGATTTAGAAAAGAGGCATAGCAGTTTAGGGTGGATATGTTGAGGGTACATAACCTGGTTTTGATGAAAGTCTCATGAgataaatatgctgaaaattttCTCAAGAGCTCAAGGGATAGAAATCAGAGTTTAGataggaagaaagaaaaagcagaagggaggggaggggagattCCCATCTCATACCCAACTTACAGATCCATTTACTACCAAAGAGTAGAAGTTCCTCTGGGAAAAGACACCAGCTGCTAGCTAGGGACAGCAATCTTTCTTCCCCATTTAGTTGCTTCGTGCAGTGCAGTTTCCTTGCAAGCTCCTAACTCACATAAACCTAGGAGAGAGTTAATACAGAACTTAAAGATACCTGGCTAATACTTAACTAGAAAGTGGAGGGACTAACAGAGTCTGGCAACCggatatgtaaaattaaaagtgTCTTCCTGCTGCACACGGACACTTTATTTATTGAAGGAATGCCTTCTTATTGGTTTACGGCTTATAGCTACATTAAAGATACCAACTGCTAGCCAGAGACAACTATCTTTTCTTCCCCATTAAGTTGCTTCATGCAGTGCATTTTCCTTGCAAGATCCTTACTCACATACACCTAGGATTCAGTTActacaaaacttaaaaatacttGGTTAATACTGAAGTAGAAAGTGGAGGAATGATTTAAGAAATGACTTAACAGATAATCATGCAATCCggtatgtaaaattaaaaagctTTATTCTGTTGCACATGGATGGGTAATTTATTGAAGGAATGCCTTATTATTTGTTGACAATAAGGAGTTTTAGAAcctattcttataaaaaataaaaataaaaaggagttTTAGAACCTATTGTTtcatatgttatttttaattggtGGTTTAAACTATTCTTACACTTACTTTTGTACTTCATAGGTAACTATGGTGAAGTTGTAAATGTGGAGCTGGCAATGGATCGCGTTGTAAGTTTGTTGTAAATGTGACATTATGGTTGTGCGGTAACCTTTTTTGGTGCAGCAATGTGAAGTTTGTTTCACGTTTGCAGGTCAACCTTCCTAAGGGCTATGGATATGTGGAGTTCAAGACAAGAGTGGATGCTGAAAAAGCACAATTATACATGGATGGTGTAGGTTTTAGTGCCATTTTGGTGTGGAATTAATTGCTATGATGGAAACATGTAATGTTGGGAAACTAATGTTTTTGATTTACCAAATGCAGGCCCAAATTGATGGGAATGTTGTTCAAGCAAGGTTCACTTTACCTCCACGACAGAAGGTGTCACCCCCCCTAAAAGCTACTGCCAATGCTCCAAGGAGAGATGCTCCCAAAACTGATGGAATTGCTGCTGATGTCGAGAAGGATGGACCCAAGCGGCAGAGAGAACGTATGCTCCATACACTGGGCTCATGAAATGCTACATGGTACATTATTTTGAGAGTGCTTTCTAATAGTGCTTTGTTTTTAATGACATTAGCTTCTCCCCGTCGGAAGCCTCCTGCCTCACCACGAAGGAGATCTCCTATTACTCGAAGGGGAGGATCCCCTAGACGTCAGCCAGATTCTCCTCCACGCCGTCGTGCAGATTCTCCTATCCGTCGTCGAGTGGAATCTCCTTATCGCCGTGGTGATACACCTCCAAGGAGAAGGCCCACATCTCCTGGCAGAGGTCGTTCCCCATCTCCATTAAGGCGCAACAGATCCCCTGCAAGGTTCACTACCAATGACTACTTTGCTTGTTTGATTCCTTCACTGATTTTGATTTTACTGACCTGAGTATCATCTTGATATGGCCTCTTCAGAAGGATGCGTGGCAGTCCTGTTCGCAGACGTTCTCCACTTCCTCCAAGGCGCCGGTATTTATGCtttaaatagtatttaaaaagatttattttttgggtgatTGCAATCCTTTCACAGGCTGCATAATGGAGATAAAATAGGATATCATGGGATTTGATAGAGCTGTTTCTAATATTGACTGCATCTGGATGTTAATCTTGTGCATATTGATTACATCTGGATGCTAATCATTCTAAGAGCTTTTGTTGCTATAGTGTAATTAATGTATCAACTTGATGGTCATTAAACACATTATTTGTCTACCAAAAATATATGCTCATGCCGACACATAAATCACTCATTAATTGGGGATTGCTTCCATAAAGCCACCCTTACTCTTTGGTTATGGGTGTGGGAGATATCATTTAATCCAAAGACTACTGGTTGTTCTAGAATATGTTTTGTTTTCCTCAGAAATACACAAAATTACCATGAGTAGTGCTATGTTCTATTTGAAGGGAAGTTCCAGTTTTAGAGCATGGAACTGTTTTGTGGGAATCTCATTAAATGGTGGCATAAAGTTTAGAATGTCTGAAGTAAAAGACTCCTGGAAACATTGAATGAGATGTGTATATAGATTTTTTGAAGTGTACATCAAGACCTCAAAAGATGttgcaaaaaaaattcaatttagatATTTCAGagactttgtttttgtgtgATTTAAAtatcttgttttttgttttataagatAGTTAGATGTATGTTGAGTACAGCTGCGTTTGGACATAATAAACGTAGGTTTTTAATACTTTGGGTGAAAATTACTTTGTGGATGCTTGCCCATGTCTCCTTATCTGACACCTGTATGTACACTTAAAGAGGTGCCAACTTTTACTTAAAAGGATGTGCACAAGTAGTCAAGTACAAggtattttggttttttcttaaCATTTTGTTTATCTAGTTTTTTggattatctttattttttttactctcttaaaGTTCTACTTTGAGCTGTGGGCAGTATGAGACACATTACATTTGATCTTCAACTATATTTTGCTTTGGCTTGTATCTTGAAATGCTGTCTGATTTCATTCAGTACACCTCCAAGACGAGCTCGTAGTCCTCCTAGAAGGTCTCCTATTGGTCATAGACGTAGTCGCTCTCCCATTCGCAGACCTGCTCGCTCACGTTCGCGATCAGTCTCTCCAAGgaggtaattttatttttttaaattatccaAACTTCTATGGGAAATGTTTTCTTCATCCTATAGTTTGTCATCCCCACTCATAGTTGCTGGTGTGTCATATCTTAAGTGGTTATTCATTTAAGTGCGACTAGAGATGACAAAATCTAGGAGGAAGAGCAACTTGTATTCTTCTAAGCTTGAGTGGCTGGTTTTCTAGTTCTCTCAATCATGTCAACTCgcattattttatttgcttctgTTTATAtgtttgactcattttagttggaTAGACTAGATTTTAttagctttttttattttatttatttattattggttTTGTGGAGCGCTTGCCTTTTGAGCATGTGGAAGCAGTGGCGACATGTTTTTGTAGGGCTGTAAATCCGGATACAGATCCGGAGACCTGGCATAATTGGATCTGTATCTGGGTTTTGAAAACCGGTCAGTTATCTGCTTGGGTAAACCCGGCCAAAACCCGGGAAGATAACCGGATTTAAATTGTAACCAGATATCTAggtttctaactttttttttttttaaaaaaaagtctttttaacactttttgAAAGGGTTTTGTTTATAGgactttatgtttattattttttatataatgaatatttttaaaggcattttttaaactttttattgccattcaaatttatatatatatatatataaatgttgatAGCAtcaacacacacacaacactgcatactacatattacattgtttataTTACAATgcaaaaacatcaattttacaAGGTCATCATTATTTAATGTAACTGATATGTGAAGTAGGGAGTAATTGAGGATCGGCTGAAACTCCATTCCCAATGCCCTGATCGTTAGTCAATGCCATTCCCATATCACCTGCTTTTCAACTCTTCCATTTTCACCACGGATACATACCAAAATCTTTCCTCTCACTTTCTTGGGATCAAGAGTTCCAGCCTGACACATAAGACTACATGggaattttgattaaaaaataaaataaaatgactcaGCTTTCAATAAGTTGGATAAATAACTTCCTAGGATCTCTGAGATGATCCTAACCTTTGGAAACTAACCTCCTTAGACGACAGTAAACAAAATCTTTGGCAAGAGAAAAGCAGCAGTACTTGCACATTCATCCATATATGAAAACTCTTGCTTGGCGTTGATTCATCATCTATTCCCTCCATATGATTTTGCAAACTATCGTCATCTGCTACCTTAGACTGGGACCATCTGATTCCTCATCcacttctgcttctgcttctgcttcctTGCTGTCTTCTTCAATACTAAATAGACCTTTAGCAGACCCACCAGCAAGAAGGGTACCCTGACCGAGAGTTGTTTGGATTTGAGTATTTTCTATGTTGAACTTGGGCCATCCATAAACCATTTGCAGATGAAGAAGATGCATGCCTTTGGGCATGAAGTCTACATTTCATCAATATCCTGTCCAGGAATAAcattttcatactcaaaaactTCTACTAACTTGAGGTGAAAGGAAAATCAATCACCAAAGCAGgtatgtttttcctttcttgaaGATAGTAAGACATACCTCACAGCACCAACAGATCGAACCTGCATCTTAATATAATCACtgtcaataataatatatcctCAGATTATGCAAAATACAAACTTGCTAATGTCTAAAACATaagcaaaagaaatgttcaaGCATGTAACTGAAGAATGCAGGAGTTCCGTGGAGTTGGAAACATGCCAAACTGatcaggaaacaagaaaaagCAGAAACACCATCAAGTCAAATCAGCAATAACAAACATTACTCTTTTTCCTACCCAAAATAGAAACCCAAAAAGGCAGGGGACAAAAAATTAGAGAGGCTATAGGCgaaggaaaaaataagaaatcagaCACAAATCACAATACGTCACCTACAAATCACTACAAATGACAAGAAATCACCTCTGCAAGTAGGGTTCCTCTTTTGAGCTAAAATCAGAAATCTAGGGTTCCTCGGCTTGATCTTGTTCTTGATTCCAGTTCACCACCTTTTCAGGTTGACCATCGTCAACAAACTGAAAGCagagaagggaaagaaaaaggataAGAAGCAGAATTCTCTCAGATTTTCACAGAATTAGAGAAAACCAAAAGCTAAAGGCAGCACAGAACATTAATTGGTTGAACCAACCTTTCATAAGACAGAacaagttaaatccaatgattTCACATAATCACAGATCATGTCCtggataattaattatcaagaaGAAAACATTAACAAAAGCGTGCATTAAGCATTTGGAAAATATAGAAATGATTAATCGAGTgttttctggaaaaaaaaacattaaccaAACCTTTTAAGCTTGCTTCTCTGTTCAACACTTTCTGACTTGTCTACAGAACTCAAATGCCAATCTTTGTTAGAGCTATTGTTTGCCAAGTTTACAAAGGGAGTTTACAAGGTAACCAAATTCATTGATGATGACCAGTAGTACTACTCATGTATAGTATGCATGATTTTCGAATATGCAATAAATAAAGAGATCTCAGACAAATTTAAAGAGTAATTTGGAGTATCAGATcataaatttaaagatttatgtGCGAACAAAAGTTGATGAACAGAATTCTTccctccccaaaaaaaaaaaaaaatagaaataacatTTTTTGCCAATCACTCATTAATTCACAGGTATCAAATGCCAATCCAATTTAGAAGCTCGACCAATCTCATAGAGAACAAATCCCCAAAGTAACCAAGCCAGTTTTAGGTTTCtccaaagaataaaaatattatgacaAGAGTCCAGTCAATCTCTCTCTATATAGAAGACATCATTGAGAATCAGTTAAAAGATGGAAAACCATTAATACTGTCAACTCTTCCCTCCATAATCCACATTTTCTTCTCCATCTCTCCAACAAAAAATTAGAATACTCTAAACAAGACTGTCCTCATCACAAATCTTACTATTCACTAGTCAACCAACCCACGAAATATAAATTAACCATACAAACAAATCCAGTTCCTCTTAACTAAAATCCATAATTTACATACAAAACCCAGCATTCATAATCAAACTTTAAACACGAACACAAACATCCCTGTACAAATTGACATTCACATTCACAaatcagaaagagagagaggaacataCTGATAGTAGTGAGAAAATTCTAGGGCTTTTCTATGACATTAACGGATGGTGACCTCTCACCGGCGGCGATGGATCGATAGGGATGCTACTTGCTAGGGTTTGGGggactttgagagagagagagagggaaaagtgtcgagagaaagggagagatcCAAGGGACTTTATCTGCGACAGAAACCTGCAGTGATGGATCGATAGCAaaagctagggtttttttttttgggttggggggtgggggagagagagagggagtctGATTTGGTCGAAAGGAAAGTCACTGGCTGAAACTTGAAGGAAATTGCAATGCTGATAACCCCGTTTTTCATGTACAAAATGCCATTGTTTTGTGTATCTGAAACtgttttttaaaagtaaaacggGTTATGGATATCCAGGTATATACCCGGATCCCGGATAACCACCCTGATTTCTAGGTTCTGGACAGGAAAAAAGATCTGGtccggatgcacacccctaTGTTTTTGTGATGGGTTTAATTCCTAGGCAGGTAGGGTCTTGGTGGATTTGCTGGCTTGCTGGAAAGTGTTTTTTGGCAAACTTGGCAGAACAGTATGGATGCAGGTTCTCTGTCTGAGTGGTGCTGCTGTTACCCAATCTTAACACGAACAATTGCAGATTGTTATATGTTGAATTGAGTAATTTGTGTAAATTGCCTTGGCTAGGGTATCAGAGTGAATATATGGGGTGGTGGGAAGTCTCAGCGTAGTAGCCAGAAGGAAGTTTCTGGATTGTTGTTATCATGTTTTTAGTCAATACCAATGATTCTTTCTATGAGCTAGATTCACCCGACCTGTCCTCAATTTAATGTTAAATTTGTAAGTTGTATCGTGTCCTTTGTTCTTCTGATGGGACACTGAAGTGGAATAGGAAGATTATCTATACTTCAACTCACTCTTTATTCTAAAGcttttgaagaaatattatgGCTGGTTTGTTGTTATGGCAAAAAACTATTGCCCTCTGTTGGTTGGATTTTGAGCTTtaagttattattttcttaagcaTGTATTTTCCTGTTGCACTGTGTACAGCAGAGGACGTGCACCAGTCACAAGACGTGGGAGGTCGTCATCCTACTCTAAATCACCTAGTCCACGCAAGGTTAGTCACTGTTAGTTTTAGtttaaaagataatttgttatctattaaaaaaaatagaagataattCATCTTATTCGATATTTGACACGGCTTCATCCTTTCTCACTATAACAGGTTACCAAGAGATCGAGTCGTAGTCCAAGAAGGTAATTACTGTCCATGGATGGTACTTGTACCATCCATTTGAATAAATTTCTCCTGaaattttccaaacttgttTGCTTGCCtagtatttgctataattcTCCTGTGAAACTCAAATGGCAGCAGAACTTTTCTAGTAATGTAACGCAACAACTGGCTTCATTTGTCTATCTTACTAGATGACTCTTTATACCTCTCTTTTCATGATTCAAAAAGCACTTTCATTATGCCCAAATGCTATATGTGAACAGTACTCCCTCAATTCTTTTTGCCAAGCACGTCAATACTACACAAAAACTAGGTACTCTTCATAGGAAAATTGAGGGAAAGTCATCAAGCTAGTTtccttctccctccctccccacCTGagtaagacaaaaaaaaaaaagtgagaacaCCTTAGGTTTATATCTTTGCATATATGATTCACGTGAACTTTGAAGGAAAGTCataaagatgaaaaacaatATGCATAGGATGATAAACAAGCGAT
This genomic window contains:
- the LOC109011463 gene encoding serine/arginine-rich splicing factor SR45 isoform X2 — translated: MAKPSRGRRSPPSGSVSGSSSRSRSYTGSDSRSSSRSRSGSLSRSRSRSRTFSSSSSPSRSVSSRSASPPPSKKSPMEVARRGRSPPPNSKRTSPPPRKASPMQESLVLHIDKLSRNVNEGHLKEIFSNYGEVVNVELAMDRVVNLPKGYGYVEFKTRVDAEKAQLYMDGAQIDGNVVQARFTLPPRQKVSPPLKATANAPRRDAPKTDGIAADVEKDGPKRQREPSPRRKPPASPRRRSPITRRGGSPRRQPDSPPRRRADSPIRRRVESPYRRGDTPPRRRPTSPGRGRSPSPLRRNRSPARRMRGSPVRRRSPLPPRRRTPPRRARSPPRRSPIGHRRSRSPIRRPARSRSRSVSPRRGRAPVTRRGRSSSYSKSPSPRKVTKRSSRSPRRPLRGRSSSNSSRSSSPLPPRKP
- the LOC109011463 gene encoding serine/arginine-rich splicing factor SR45 isoform X1, whose product is MAKPSRGRRSPPSGSVSGSSSRSRSYTGSDSRSSSRSRSGSLSRSRSRSRTFSSSSSPSRSVSSRSASPPPSKKSPMEVARRGRSPPPNSKRTSPPPRKASPMQESLVLHIDKLSRNVNEGHLKEIFSNYGEVVNVELAMDRVVNLPKGYGYVEFKTRVDAEKAQLYMDGAQIDGNVVQARFTLPPRQKVSPPLKATANAPRRDAPKTDGIAADVEKDGPKRQREPSPRRKPPASPRRRSPITRRGGSPRRQPDSPPRRRADSPIRRRVESPYRRGDTPPRRRPTSPGRGRSPSPLRRNRSPARRMRGSPVRRRSPLPPRRRTPPRRARSPPRRSPIGHRRSRSPIRRPARSRSRSVSPRSRGRAPVTRRGRSSSYSKSPSPRKVTKRSSRSPRRPLRGRSSSNSSRSSSPLPPRKP